A stretch of Imperialibacter roseus DNA encodes these proteins:
- a CDS encoding CHAT domain-containing protein, with the protein MKTPILFFKGFLIFFLTIAFLPTSAQYKFDSKPFKKTFEKAKKAYDGYDYATILDLEADLLKFSEPKKDTLTALIYSFLGESYDVEGDPMKAYDYYKKEYALRQSIQDKSEYNYGGLLFNLAFYAMGLGDYQESEKLFLELVDEDKKAYGDKSEEYARTVKNLADLYKSMGRYKDSETTLRKLMREIDSDNPNYPSVVTNLAILYTATGEYSKSERTFERALELLENSVGSASVDYVVALSSLSYLYQSAGRYSEAEETLTEANSILNRLQGENEQVKSLIYNYTGTVKFRMGLYEEAVNYFTQALKIDSTLYGVESPLYAYSLDALGSVYNYMGNHTQSIEAYEMAMQIIGDVMGADSFDYSYTQANLALAYINDGQLEKALSTMTEVLATDKAVLGGDHPDYANSVHNMGNLQFKRENYGEADKYYSESLRIRKRALGATHPKYAETTNKLAILKWAQKDSKGAEAFYKETFDNFFTQINAYFPILSEDEKATFYYTKLRTAFEEFNSFAIDRFQDNPALIGDMYNIQLATKGLILYATNKVRESILNSGDTVIINKYQDWISQKEKIAKLYSSNDEELDIRNRKIDSLSNIANSLERELSTASAAFSNTFVKKDYTWQNVRDKLKPGEAAVEIIRFREFKPDSSGIFTDNVFYAALIVRSDTKDNPDLVIIRNGNQMEDRYLANYRNAIRYKIEEDFSYGLFWKPIANKLEGVKKVYLSPDGAFNQISIYTLRNPDTGNYTLDEIEIQVVTNTKDLVEERKQSALQTKDGKAVLIGYPNYNKGAFEDIKAEEAIASSVVAAAAEGGGDSRGVRGTRGTRGTRGSRGSDGEESASRGLTRGASRGLPRGIRGNLNRYINSDDLLALLPGTKVEVEKINALYTSSKTSSEVVLGDNAIETSLKSVKYPRTLHVATHGFFLEDPKPEEAIDTKYIENPLLKSGLVFAGANSFLATGEMTDDDGILTAYEAMNLNLDGTELVVLSACETGLGEVQNGEGVYGLQRAFRVAGAKSMIMSMWTVDDDATQELMTHFYENWLKTGDKHASFINAQKSLKKKYPEPYYWGAFIMVGE; encoded by the coding sequence ATGAAGACCCCCATTTTGTTTTTTAAAGGCTTTCTGATTTTTTTTCTGACAATTGCATTTCTGCCGACATCAGCCCAGTATAAGTTTGACAGTAAGCCGTTCAAAAAAACTTTTGAAAAGGCAAAGAAAGCTTATGACGGTTACGACTACGCCACTATCCTTGATCTCGAAGCCGATCTTCTAAAGTTCTCCGAGCCTAAAAAAGATACCCTTACTGCCCTCATTTACTCGTTTTTGGGCGAGTCGTACGATGTGGAGGGCGACCCTATGAAGGCCTATGATTACTACAAAAAGGAATATGCCCTACGACAATCCATTCAGGATAAATCAGAATACAATTATGGCGGTTTGTTGTTCAACCTGGCTTTCTATGCCATGGGGCTTGGCGACTATCAGGAGTCAGAAAAGCTGTTTTTAGAACTGGTCGACGAAGACAAAAAGGCCTATGGAGATAAGAGTGAAGAGTACGCCAGGACAGTGAAAAACCTTGCTGACCTTTACAAGAGCATGGGACGCTACAAAGACAGCGAAACAACACTGAGAAAACTGATGCGAGAGATTGATAGTGATAATCCTAATTATCCTTCGGTGGTCACCAACCTAGCCATTTTATACACCGCTACAGGAGAATACTCGAAATCAGAAAGGACTTTCGAAAGGGCACTAGAGTTGCTGGAAAATAGCGTAGGGAGTGCTTCGGTTGATTATGTGGTTGCATTAAGCAGTTTGAGTTATCTCTATCAGTCAGCAGGCCGCTATTCCGAAGCCGAGGAAACGCTTACAGAGGCTAACTCAATTCTAAACAGACTTCAGGGAGAAAACGAGCAGGTAAAAAGTCTTATTTATAATTATACAGGCACCGTAAAATTCAGAATGGGCCTATACGAGGAAGCCGTCAACTACTTTACACAGGCACTCAAAATAGATTCGACTTTGTACGGAGTAGAGTCTCCTTTGTATGCCTACTCTCTCGACGCACTTGGGTCGGTCTACAATTATATGGGAAATCACACTCAGTCCATCGAAGCATACGAAATGGCAATGCAAATTATTGGTGATGTGATGGGCGCCGATAGCTTCGACTACTCCTACACTCAGGCCAACCTGGCACTTGCATATATCAACGATGGCCAGCTGGAAAAGGCTCTCAGCACGATGACCGAAGTCTTGGCCACCGATAAGGCCGTATTGGGAGGAGATCATCCTGACTACGCCAATAGTGTACACAACATGGGTAATCTTCAGTTCAAGCGAGAAAACTATGGCGAAGCCGATAAGTATTATAGCGAATCTTTAAGAATAAGGAAAAGAGCGCTGGGTGCCACTCATCCAAAATATGCTGAAACGACAAATAAGCTAGCTATCCTTAAATGGGCACAAAAGGACTCAAAAGGTGCTGAAGCATTCTACAAGGAAACATTTGATAACTTTTTCACTCAGATCAACGCTTACTTCCCAATTCTTAGCGAAGACGAAAAAGCAACGTTCTACTATACCAAGTTACGAACTGCCTTCGAAGAGTTTAATTCCTTTGCCATTGATAGGTTCCAGGACAACCCTGCGCTTATTGGCGATATGTACAATATTCAGCTCGCTACTAAAGGCTTGATTCTGTATGCCACCAACAAAGTGCGTGAAAGCATCCTCAACAGTGGTGATACCGTTATCATCAACAAGTACCAGGATTGGATAAGTCAAAAGGAGAAGATCGCCAAGTTATACTCTTCAAACGATGAGGAACTGGACATCAGAAATCGAAAAATTGACTCACTATCTAACATTGCCAATAGCCTTGAAAGGGAGTTAAGTACCGCTTCGGCTGCTTTCTCCAATACGTTTGTGAAGAAAGACTACACCTGGCAAAATGTACGGGACAAGCTTAAGCCTGGAGAAGCTGCTGTAGAAATTATCCGCTTTAGAGAATTCAAGCCCGATTCAAGCGGCATTTTTACAGATAATGTTTTTTACGCAGCATTGATTGTTCGCAGCGACACAAAGGACAACCCTGACCTGGTGATTATAAGAAATGGTAACCAAATGGAAGACCGCTACCTGGCCAACTATAGGAACGCCATCCGGTACAAAATTGAAGAAGACTTCTCTTACGGACTATTCTGGAAGCCTATCGCCAATAAATTAGAAGGCGTCAAAAAGGTGTATTTGTCACCAGATGGGGCCTTTAACCAAATCAGCATCTATACCCTGCGAAACCCAGATACCGGCAATTACACGCTCGACGAAATAGAGATTCAGGTAGTAACCAATACCAAAGACCTCGTAGAGGAAAGAAAACAGTCGGCCTTACAAACTAAGGACGGCAAAGCAGTGCTCATAGGCTATCCCAACTATAACAAAGGCGCCTTTGAAGACATAAAAGCTGAAGAAGCCATTGCTTCCAGCGTAGTGGCAGCTGCCGCTGAAGGCGGTGGAGATAGCCGGGGGGTGCGGGGAACCAGAGGCACTCGTGGAACACGGGGGTCGAGAGGTTCAGATGGTGAAGAAAGCGCTAGCCGTGGTTTGACAAGGGGAGCTTCCAGGGGCCTTCCACGAGGAATCAGAGGAAACCTCAACCGCTACATCAACAGTGACGACCTGCTTGCGCTTCTCCCGGGAACAAAAGTAGAGGTGGAAAAAATTAACGCCCTTTACACCTCGAGCAAAACTTCATCGGAAGTTGTGCTGGGCGACAATGCTATCGAGACATCGCTTAAGAGTGTCAAATATCCCCGCACTTTACATGTGGCCACGCACGGGTTTTTCCTTGAGGATCCTAAGCCTGAAGAGGCTATCGACACTAAGTATATTGAGAACCCGCTTCTTAAGTCGGGTCTGGTGTTTGCAGGAGCCAATAGCTTTCTGGCAACCGGCGAAATGACAGACGACGACGGTATTCTAACTGCCTACGAAGCAATGAACCTCAACCTTGATGGTACTGAGTTAGTAGTACTATCTGCCTGCGAAACGGGTCTTGGCGAAGTACAAAACGGCGAGGGTGTTTACGGACTACAGAGGGCATTCAGAGTGGCCGGAGCCAAAAGCATGATCATGTCGATGTGGACAGTAGATGACGATGCCACACAAGAACTCATGACTCACTTTTATGAAAATTGGCTTAAGACAGGCGATAAGCATGCTTCATTTATCAATGCGCAAAAGTCGCTGAAGAAAAAATACCCTGAGCCTTACTACTGGGGTGCGTTCATAATGGTGGGTGAGTAA
- a CDS encoding amidase: protein MKRRVVLLLLVVLSFGSGFFVASRHPFSRKDIGSAQKLIGLQFGKGDVDTMFAYLERNLTGYEAMRSLRLPETTVPPLLFTTNYRTGSKEQHKKIDWSVEANPDAVSEEELAFLNVEQLAALIKAKKVSSVELTQLFLSRIKQYDPTLLAVITVTEELALAQARKMDEELAEGKYRGPLHGIPYGIKDLFAVQGYPTTWGSKPYEHQVLDYNATVVTKLEEAGAVLVAKLTSGALARGDVWFGGQTKNPWDTTQGASGSSAGVGSAVAAGLVPFGIGTETLGSIVSPSSRCGVTGLRPTFGRVSRYGCMSLSWSMDKPGPITKTAMDCAIVLEAIMGPDNLDLTVDDVQLQHPAVLSAKSLRVGYLKGMMESDSTELGKNAIALLNGLMEAGYEMQEIELPAEDSIPYSSFDVILRAEAGAFFDELVRSHGVDKMVEQTGGSRANSLRQSRFIPAVEYLQANRHRQVLMDKMDETMAEIDILIAPTFSRQLLITNLTGHPALAFPTGFDYKSRPTSLTLVGHLFEEEELVAFGAQIQALTDFHVQHPPMFK from the coding sequence ATGAAGAGAAGAGTAGTTTTGCTGCTGCTGGTGGTTTTGAGTTTTGGAAGCGGTTTTTTTGTAGCCTCCAGACATCCGTTTTCCAGGAAGGACATAGGCTCCGCACAAAAGCTTATCGGTCTGCAATTCGGCAAAGGCGATGTGGACACCATGTTCGCCTATCTGGAAAGGAACCTGACGGGTTATGAAGCGATGAGAAGCCTTCGGTTGCCCGAGACAACTGTGCCGCCTCTGCTTTTCACCACCAATTATCGGACGGGCTCCAAAGAACAGCACAAAAAAATCGATTGGTCTGTGGAAGCCAATCCGGACGCAGTTTCTGAAGAGGAGCTGGCTTTTTTAAATGTTGAACAACTGGCTGCCCTAATCAAAGCAAAGAAAGTTTCTTCAGTCGAGCTGACTCAGCTATTTCTCAGCCGGATTAAGCAATACGACCCAACACTGCTGGCGGTGATAACCGTAACCGAGGAGCTTGCTTTGGCCCAGGCTCGAAAAATGGACGAAGAGCTTGCCGAAGGTAAATACAGGGGCCCTTTGCATGGCATACCCTACGGCATTAAGGATTTGTTTGCGGTGCAAGGTTACCCCACCACCTGGGGCTCAAAGCCGTACGAGCATCAGGTGCTGGATTACAATGCTACAGTGGTAACAAAGCTTGAGGAGGCCGGGGCCGTGCTGGTTGCGAAGCTCACCTCAGGTGCTCTTGCCCGTGGCGACGTTTGGTTTGGTGGACAAACGAAAAACCCCTGGGATACCACGCAGGGAGCCAGCGGCTCCTCGGCCGGAGTGGGGTCGGCAGTGGCTGCAGGGCTGGTGCCATTTGGTATCGGTACGGAAACACTTGGCTCTATTGTAAGCCCATCGTCCCGTTGTGGCGTGACCGGGTTGCGCCCCACTTTTGGAAGGGTGAGCCGATACGGCTGCATGAGCCTGAGCTGGAGTATGGACAAGCCTGGGCCAATTACCAAAACGGCCATGGACTGTGCCATTGTGTTAGAGGCCATTATGGGACCTGACAACCTTGATCTTACTGTCGATGATGTCCAGCTGCAGCATCCGGCGGTGCTCTCGGCCAAATCGCTGCGAGTGGGCTATTTGAAGGGCATGATGGAGAGCGACAGCACAGAGTTGGGGAAAAATGCCATTGCCCTGCTCAATGGGCTAATGGAGGCAGGCTATGAAATGCAGGAGATTGAGTTGCCTGCGGAGGATTCAATCCCCTACAGCTCTTTTGATGTGATCCTTAGGGCCGAGGCCGGTGCTTTTTTCGACGAGCTGGTGCGGAGCCACGGCGTCGATAAAATGGTTGAGCAGACGGGCGGATCAAGGGCTAATTCGCTACGACAATCAAGGTTTATACCGGCAGTGGAATACCTTCAGGCCAATAGGCATCGACAGGTGTTGATGGACAAAATGGATGAAACGATGGCTGAAATAGACATACTCATTGCACCGACGTTCAGCCGCCAGCTACTGATAACGAACCTGACAGGTCATCCGGCGCTGGCATTTCCCACAGGCTTCGACTACAAATCGAGACCAACAAGCCTTACCCTGGTCGGTCATTTATTTGAAGAGGAAGAGCTGGTGGCCTTTGGGGCCCAGATTCAGGCGCTGACTGACTTTCACGTTCAGCATCCTCCGATGTTCAAATAA
- a CDS encoding RrF2 family transcriptional regulator encodes MISKKTKYALNALVHLAKKFEQGPVLISYISEQENIPQKFLEAILLDLKNAGILASKKGKGGGYYLIKPPEEVNVADVMRLLDGPIALLPCVTYKYYERCEECKDEETCGIRDVFMAVRNETVHILKQNTLASIIEKESVQK; translated from the coding sequence ATGATTTCAAAGAAAACCAAGTATGCACTCAATGCGCTGGTTCACCTGGCCAAAAAATTCGAGCAGGGGCCGGTGCTAATTAGTTATATATCCGAGCAGGAAAACATCCCCCAAAAGTTTCTTGAGGCCATTCTTCTTGACCTGAAAAATGCAGGGATATTGGCTAGCAAAAAAGGCAAGGGCGGCGGATACTACCTCATTAAGCCCCCCGAAGAAGTGAACGTAGCTGATGTTATGCGTTTGCTTGATGGTCCCATTGCGTTACTTCCCTGCGTTACTTACAAATATTATGAACGCTGCGAGGAGTGTAAAGACGAGGAAACTTGTGGTATCCGGGATGTATTTATGGCTGTTAGAAATGAGACTGTTCACATTCTGAAGCAAAACACCCTTGCTTCCATCATCGAAAAGGAATCAGTTCAGAAGTGA